One segment of Candidatus Eisenbacteria bacterium DNA contains the following:
- a CDS encoding AAA family ATPase, with amino-acid sequence MTDVPFVGRDAELRTLRACLADAGRGRGRILLVGGEPGIGKTRLVEAATVEARNLGFAVALGNCDPYAGTPEYWPFRQVYRALTTPEGSEPLAPTAPLVLDGVVIGDRSGTSGGPAADGAPDQRRFRLFDSAARALVRRTGREPVLLVLEDLQWADRSSLLLLEFLAPRVRSAALVLLATYRDLDVIPDHPLYAALAAVSRHAHAERLVLRGLDPAALASFVAATAGVPPSPAVIETMLHDTGGNPFFVGEVVRLLASEAQLERLAADSSVRLGVPPSVRELIGQRLARLSPSVRELLDLAATIGVDIPVAVLAAATDRPAMEVLAALEEPLAARLVAEVREDPGRWRFTHALVREVLYDALGPARRAALHRAVGEALERLHGTLDGRHLDELAHHFACAAPGGSTEKALDYCTRAGARAMERYGFDESAHHYERALALVPGVEQRRRGELLLGHARARKTAGDPEAAGKSFFEAADLALRLGDAELLAEAALRDRMWWAVMSHADDQRAMALLEEAVARLEERDAPLRAAVLAELATGMTYAAGQLDRGMALAADAVAMARRLGDAPLLVQCLVQQHEVAQCPDGLALRREIVDELDRFVAASARADLDCVVQWMRAIDLLEIGDRAGAERHVAECERLAEELRQPLHLWNARRLRVTCLLLEGRTAEAKQGMHETLEFGRQAMGGLALDGFLAQRAELLWQQGRLEETVTLLETGIRTRREERTLRCGLALVLAEHGSVARARAELDGLAAGGIASWPRGHHWLAQLSWLGRAAAVLGDRERAAEIYGLLSPYADRTVMIGPSFFCQGSVARGLGVLAGALERWDEAMTHFETALAVDGGMGAAPCVQFTERDRDAVRRARGGGGRGAPAAERPRPSSASTPVATVFRREGGFWTVAWEDAVVRLKDTRGLQYLAQLLARPGQEIHVLDLVAAVYAEPGQVARRHLASADAGLVLDAKARMAYRRRLGDLRDELEEAAAYGDLGRTDKLRAEMEFLTEQLASAMGVGGAARRVGGASERARSAVTQNIRSTLKRLVAALPALNEPLARRIRTGAFCAYEPDPTRPVAWQL; translated from the coding sequence CGCCTGGTCGAAGCGGCGACCGTGGAGGCGAGGAACCTCGGGTTCGCCGTCGCCCTGGGCAACTGCGACCCCTACGCCGGCACACCCGAGTATTGGCCGTTTCGTCAGGTATATCGGGCGCTCACGACGCCCGAGGGCAGCGAGCCGCTGGCCCCGACGGCGCCGCTGGTCCTCGACGGGGTGGTCATCGGCGATCGCTCCGGCACGTCGGGCGGTCCCGCAGCAGACGGCGCGCCCGACCAGCGACGGTTCAGGCTGTTCGACAGCGCGGCGCGCGCGCTCGTCCGTCGTACGGGCCGCGAGCCCGTGCTCCTGGTTCTCGAGGACCTCCAGTGGGCCGATCGCTCGTCGCTGCTGCTGCTCGAGTTCCTGGCGCCACGCGTGCGGAGCGCCGCTCTCGTGCTGCTCGCGACCTATCGCGACCTGGACGTCATCCCCGACCACCCGCTCTACGCCGCGCTGGCCGCCGTCTCGCGCCATGCACACGCCGAGCGGCTCGTGCTCCGTGGTCTCGATCCGGCTGCCCTGGCGTCCTTCGTCGCGGCGACGGCCGGGGTGCCCCCGTCTCCCGCGGTGATCGAGACGATGCTTCACGACACGGGCGGCAACCCGTTCTTCGTGGGTGAGGTCGTACGGCTGCTCGCGAGCGAGGCTCAGCTCGAGCGGCTCGCCGCCGACTCGTCGGTCCGCCTCGGCGTTCCGCCGTCGGTCCGCGAGCTGATCGGCCAGCGCCTCGCGCGGCTCTCGCCGTCCGTCCGCGAGCTGCTCGACCTCGCCGCCACGATCGGCGTCGACATTCCCGTCGCGGTCCTCGCCGCGGCCACGGACCGCCCGGCGATGGAGGTCCTCGCGGCGCTCGAGGAGCCGCTCGCGGCGCGTCTCGTCGCCGAGGTGCGCGAGGATCCGGGGCGCTGGCGGTTCACGCACGCGCTCGTGCGCGAGGTCCTGTACGACGCGCTCGGGCCCGCCCGGCGCGCCGCGCTCCACCGTGCGGTCGGCGAAGCGCTCGAACGCCTGCACGGAACGCTCGATGGCCGGCATCTGGACGAGCTGGCGCACCACTTCGCGTGCGCCGCACCCGGCGGCTCCACGGAGAAGGCGCTCGATTACTGCACACGCGCCGGGGCCCGTGCGATGGAGCGCTACGGTTTCGACGAGAGCGCTCACCACTACGAGCGGGCGCTCGCGCTCGTGCCCGGAGTGGAGCAACGCCGCCGCGGCGAGCTGCTCCTCGGCCACGCGCGGGCGCGAAAGACCGCCGGCGACCCGGAAGCGGCGGGCAAGTCCTTCTTCGAAGCCGCAGATCTCGCACTGCGGCTCGGCGATGCCGAGCTCCTGGCCGAGGCGGCGCTGCGAGACCGCATGTGGTGGGCCGTCATGAGCCACGCGGACGATCAGCGTGCGATGGCGCTGCTCGAGGAGGCAGTTGCACGCCTCGAGGAACGGGATGCACCGCTGCGTGCCGCGGTCCTCGCAGAGCTCGCCACGGGAATGACGTATGCGGCCGGGCAGCTGGACCGCGGCATGGCGCTCGCCGCGGATGCGGTCGCCATGGCGCGCCGGCTCGGCGATGCACCCCTGCTGGTCCAATGTCTCGTGCAGCAGCACGAGGTCGCCCAGTGCCCCGACGGCCTCGCGCTCCGCCGCGAGATCGTCGACGAGCTCGACCGCTTCGTCGCGGCGTCGGCGCGTGCCGACCTCGACTGCGTCGTGCAGTGGATGCGCGCGATCGATCTGCTCGAGATCGGCGACCGCGCCGGCGCCGAGCGGCACGTGGCGGAATGCGAGCGGCTGGCCGAGGAGCTGCGCCAGCCCCTGCACCTCTGGAACGCGAGGCGTCTGCGGGTGACGTGCCTGCTGCTCGAAGGGCGAACCGCCGAGGCGAAGCAGGGCATGCACGAGACCCTCGAGTTCGGACGCCAGGCCATGGGCGGCCTGGCGCTCGACGGCTTCCTCGCGCAGCGCGCGGAGCTGCTCTGGCAGCAGGGACGTCTCGAGGAGACGGTGACCCTGCTCGAGACGGGCATCCGCACGCGTCGCGAAGAACGGACGCTCCGCTGCGGGCTCGCGCTGGTGCTGGCCGAGCACGGCTCGGTCGCGCGGGCGCGCGCCGAGCTCGACGGCCTCGCGGCCGGCGGCATCGCGAGCTGGCCGCGCGGTCACCACTGGCTGGCGCAGCTCTCGTGGCTCGGGCGCGCGGCGGCGGTGCTCGGCGATCGCGAGCGCGCCGCCGAGATCTACGGTCTCCTGTCGCCCTACGCCGATCGCACGGTGATGATCGGCCCGTCGTTCTTCTGCCAGGGATCGGTCGCGCGCGGTCTCGGCGTGCTCGCCGGCGCGCTCGAGCGGTGGGACGAGGCGATGACGCACTTCGAGACGGCGCTCGCCGTCGATGGTGGCATGGGCGCCGCGCCCTGCGTGCAGTTCACGGAACGCGACCGCGATGCGGTGCGCCGCGCACGAGGGGGAGGCGGTCGTGGAGCGCCCGCAGCGGAGCGCCCGCGACCCTCCTCCGCATCGACACCCGTCGCCACCGTCTTCCGCCGCGAAGGAGGTTTCTGGACCGTCGCCTGGGAGGACGCCGTGGTGCGGCTGAAGGACACCCGCGGTCTCCAGTATCTCGCGCAGCTCCTCGCGCGGCCCGGCCAGGAGATCCACGTGCTCGACCTGGTGGCGGCCGTGTACGCGGAGCCCGGACAGGTGGCGCGCCGGCATCTGGCGTCCGCGGACGCCGGCCTCGTCCTCGACGCGAAGGCGCGCATGGCCTATCGGCGGCGCCTGGGCGACCTGCGCGACGAGCTCGAGGAGGCGGCGGCGTACGGGGACCTCGGTCGCACCGACAAGCTGCGCGCGGAGATGGAGTTCCTCACCGAACAGCTCGCGTCCGCGATGGGCGTCGGCGGCGCCGCGCGCCGGGTCGGCGGGGCGAGCGAGCGCGCGCGCTCGGCCGTCACGCAGAACATCCGCTCGACGCTGAAGCGTCTCGTCGCGGCACTCCCCGCGCTGAACGAGCCGCTCGCACGACGGATCCGCACCGGCGCCTTCTGCGCGTACGAGCCGGATCCCACCCGTCCGGTGGCCTGGCAGCTCTAG